A DNA window from candidate division WOR-3 bacterium contains the following coding sequences:
- the fbp gene encoding fructose-1,6-bisphosphate aldolase/phosphatase — MSKSDSQSMITLSVIKADIGGYVGHSASHPEIIKRAQESLAKAQQSGLLVDFYVTSCGDDLELIMTHHQGKDSEKIHKLAWDTFMECTSLARELKLYGAGQDMLADAFSGNVKGMGPGVAEMSFVERQSEPVLVFCGDKCAPGAWNLPLFKIFADPFNTIGLVIDPSMHDGFRFEVHDVFEGRDIVLSCPEEMYDLLVLIGSPENYVIKNVFKKNGEIAATSSTQKLALIAGRYVGKDDPVMMVRCQSGFPAVGEVLEAFVFPHMVSGWMRGSHYGPLMPVAQAEATPSRFDGPPRVIALGFQLSNGKLIGPRDMFADPGFDRARQEANIIADFMRRHGPFEPHRLGLREMEYTTLPLVLKKLLEREGKK; from the coding sequence ATGAGTAAATCAGATTCCCAGTCAATGATAACGCTCTCGGTTATCAAGGCTGATATCGGCGGCTATGTCGGTCATTCGGCAAGCCATCCCGAGATTATCAAGCGTGCCCAGGAAAGTCTTGCTAAGGCGCAGCAGAGCGGGCTTTTGGTTGATTTTTATGTTACCAGTTGCGGGGATGATTTGGAGTTGATTATGACCCATCACCAGGGCAAGGATAGTGAGAAAATTCACAAACTTGCCTGGGATACATTTATGGAGTGCACCTCGCTTGCGAGAGAGCTGAAGCTCTATGGCGCGGGGCAGGATATGCTTGCAGATGCCTTTTCCGGTAATGTCAAGGGAATGGGTCCGGGTGTGGCGGAGATGAGTTTTGTTGAGCGCCAGTCAGAGCCGGTTCTGGTTTTCTGCGGGGACAAGTGTGCGCCCGGTGCCTGGAACCTGCCGCTGTTTAAGATTTTTGCGGACCCGTTCAATACGATTGGCTTGGTGATTGACCCTTCAATGCACGACGGGTTCAGGTTTGAGGTGCACGATGTTTTTGAGGGCAGGGATATCGTTCTTTCCTGTCCTGAGGAGATGTACGATTTGCTCGTTTTGATTGGCTCGCCGGAGAACTATGTGATTAAGAATGTGTTTAAGAAGAACGGCGAGATTGCCGCTACCAGTTCAACCCAGAAGCTGGCTTTGATTGCGGGCAGGTATGTGGGCAAGGATGACCCGGTGATGATGGTTAGGTGCCAGTCCGGCTTTCCGGCGGTTGGTGAGGTTTTGGAGGCTTTTGTCTTTCCGCATATGGTTTCCGGCTGGATGCGGGGTTCGCACTACGGTCCTTTGATGCCGGTGGCGCAAGCGGAGGCAACACCATCAAGGTTTGATGGACCGCCAAGGGTGATTGCCCTCGGGTTTCAGTTGAGCAATGGCAAGCTGATCGGACCACGGGATATGTTTGCCGACCCGGGTTTTGATCGGGCAAGGCAGGAGGCGAACATAATCGCCGATTTTATGCGCCGGCACGGACCTTTTGAGCCGCACCGGTTGGGTTTGAGGGAGATGGAATACACCACCCTGCCTTTGGTCTTGAAGAAACTTCTGGAAAGGGAAGGGAAGAAATAG
- a CDS encoding DUF177 domain-containing protein produces the protein MRRLGLVPLASLKPGDNRFELSGEARDFGCEVQEVKENPLFQGLIDGIKVMVVITRSGQRFLVRGRLSFRARLKCAICARDYERIFDEEMVAEFTMLKRERLVYAKELEPEELDRVPIDADFIDLSQLIRDAIHLAIPIAPRCRDDCKGICPVCGANRNEVECHCNR, from the coding sequence ATGAGAAGGCTTGGGCTGGTGCCCCTCGCCAGCCTGAAACCAGGGGATAACCGGTTTGAGCTTTCGGGTGAGGCACGGGATTTTGGGTGCGAGGTGCAGGAGGTCAAGGAGAACCCATTATTCCAAGGGCTCATTGACGGGATAAAGGTTATGGTGGTCATCACGAGGAGCGGTCAGCGGTTTCTGGTGAGGGGAAGGCTTTCATTCCGGGCAAGGCTTAAGTGCGCCATCTGCGCCCGTGATTATGAAAGGATATTTGACGAGGAGATGGTTGCCGAGTTTACGATGCTGAAAAGGGAGCGGCTGGTTTATGCTAAAGAGCTTGAGCCGGAGGAGCTTGACCGGGTGCCGATTGATGCCGACTTCATTGACCTGAGTCAGCTCATCCGGGATGCGATCCATCTGGCAATACCGATTGCGCCGAGATGCCGTGATGACTGCAAGGGAATCTGTCCGGTTTGCGGGGCAAATCGCAACGAGGTTGAGTGCCACTGCAACCGGTAA
- a CDS encoding MoxR family ATPase gives MVRDVLGDDVLAVARLAEARERIEAEVGKVIVGQKEVLEQVLICLLAHGHALLIGVPGLAKTLLVNTLAQVLDLSFNRIQFTPDLMPSDITGTEIIEDDPETKGRRFRFVPGPVFANVVLADEINRTPPKTQAALLQAMQEYRVTVAGQTYELPAPFFVLATQNPIELEGTYPLPEAQLDRFMFSVIVDYPSAEEEKEIVKSTTSAYVPDLAKVLSAEEIKVLQELVRRVPVADEVIDYTIRLVGMSRPGSKAPKFINDWVSWGAGPRASQYLVLGAKTRAVLAGRYTPTIADVKAVALPVLRHRIIANFTAEAENVKVEDIIRRLIAECPEGRG, from the coding sequence GTGGTCAGGGATGTCTTAGGAGATGATGTTCTGGCGGTGGCACGCCTGGCAGAGGCAAGGGAGCGGATTGAGGCTGAGGTTGGTAAGGTCATCGTCGGGCAGAAGGAGGTTTTAGAGCAGGTCCTTATCTGCCTTCTGGCACACGGGCATGCGCTTTTGATTGGTGTGCCCGGGCTTGCCAAGACGCTTCTGGTCAATACCCTGGCACAGGTCTTGGATTTGTCCTTTAACCGGATTCAGTTCACGCCCGATTTGATGCCATCAGACATCACCGGCACCGAGATAATTGAGGATGACCCCGAGACAAAGGGAAGGCGGTTTCGGTTTGTGCCCGGTCCGGTCTTTGCCAATGTTGTCCTGGCAGATGAGATCAATAGAACCCCACCCAAGACCCAGGCGGCGCTTTTGCAGGCGATGCAGGAGTACCGGGTCACGGTGGCAGGCCAGACCTACGAGTTGCCCGCACCTTTCTTTGTCCTGGCGACCCAGAACCCGATTGAACTGGAGGGGACCTATCCCCTGCCCGAGGCGCAACTTGACCGGTTTATGTTCTCGGTGATTGTTGACTATCCGAGCGCGGAGGAGGAGAAGGAGATTGTCAAGAGCACAACCTCGGCTTATGTGCCGGACTTGGCAAAGGTGCTTTCCGCCGAGGAGATAAAAGTTCTGCAGGAACTGGTGCGCCGGGTGCCGGTCGCCGATGAGGTGATTGATTATACCATCAGGCTGGTGGGGATGAGCCGACCCGGGAGCAAGGCGCCTAAGTTTATCAATGACTGGGTGAGCTGGGGCGCAGGACCGCGGGCATCGCAGTATCTGGTCTTGGGGGCAAAGACCAGGGCAGTCCTTGCGGGCAGGTATACGCCGACGATTGCTGATGTCAAGGCGGTGGCATTGCCGGTTTTGCGGCACCGGATTATCGCCAACTTCACCGCCGAGGCGGAGAATGTCAAGGTTGAGGACATCATCCGCCGGCTCATCGCCGAATGTCCTGAGGGGCGGGGATGA